One region of Limnospira fusiformis SAG 85.79 genomic DNA includes:
- a CDS encoding helix-turn-helix domain-containing protein, protein MTEINKALGQVLIKYRTLAKISQEELADRAGIHRTYVSQIERGLKSPTLSVLFRISQSLNTTASVLIAEVERALYDIHY, encoded by the coding sequence ATGACAGAGATTAACAAGGCTTTAGGTCAAGTTCTGATTAAGTACAGAACACTAGCAAAGATTTCCCAAGAAGAACTCGCGGACAGAGCAGGTATACATCGTACCTATGTCAGCCAGATAGAACGTGGTTTAAAATCACCCACTTTGTCTGTCTTGTTTCGGATTTCCCAATCTCTAAACACTACTGCTAGTGTTTTGATAGCTGAAGTTGAACGAGCATTATATGACATACATTATTAA